A genomic segment from Ovis aries strain OAR_USU_Benz2616 breed Rambouillet chromosome 26, ARS-UI_Ramb_v3.0, whole genome shotgun sequence encodes:
- the LOC114111024 gene encoding developmental pluripotency-associated protein 4-like: MTKKKHTKGPKLDGYKRLCEYAYPHQKNIPATTQEARILSLSKRIKIEKGELPLECSVEKTSSDGAAPLARGPPALEGAPPPLEAVVSTSALDSEAVFASWSRMAARAVKTESVGSQETCEVRWCVVHGRSLPANTEVWVRLQFHAGQAWVPGKRRKVSAFFLIPSGDFPPPHLEDNMLCPECVHRNKVLTKSLQ; encoded by the coding sequence ATGACAAAGAAAAAACACACCAAAGGTCCGAAACTAGATGGATATAAACGACTCTGTGAATATGCTTACCCTCATCAAAAAAACATTCCTGCCACAACACAGGAGGCCAGGATCCTGTCACTATCGAAAAGGATAAAGATAGAAAAGGGGGAACTACCACTGGAATGCTCTGTTGAGAAAACATCTTCTGATGGGGCTGCTCCTCTTGCACGGGGGCCACCTGCCCTTGAGGGAGCTCCTCCGCCTCTTGAGGCAGTTGTATCCACTTCTGCCCTCGACTCAGAAGCTGTGTTTGCCTCCTGGAGCAGAATGGCAGCCAGGGCCGTGAAGACGGAGTCAGTAGGATCACAAGAGACCTGTGAGGTCCGCTGGTGTGTGGTTCACGGGAGAAGTCTCCCAGCTAACACAGAAGTCTGGGTTCGTTTACAGTTTCATGCTGGGCAGGCATGGGTGCCTGGAAAACGAAGGAAGGTGTCCGCATTCTTCCTGATACCTTCTGGTGATTTTCCACCCCCACACCTGGAGGACAATATGCTGTGCCCTGAGTGTGTACACAGGAATAAAGTATTAACAAAAAGCCTGCAGTGA